From Kineosporia succinea, the proteins below share one genomic window:
- the manD gene encoding D-mannonate dehydratase ManD — protein MQIVKADVVVTSPDRNFVTLRLETDDGLVGLGDGTLNGRELAVVAYLREHVVPLLIGRDASRIEDTWQFLYRSAYWRRGPVTMAAIAAVDVALWDIKARAANMPLYQLLGGASRTGLLAYGHASGQELPELFDSIREHQEQGYRAIRVQTGVPGLKSIYGIASNATYDGGRYDHEPAQRGDLPAEEDWDTRSYLRHVPTVFEAVRHEFGPELPLLHDSHHRLTPIQAARLGKSLEPYDLFWLEDVTPAENQEALRLVRQHTTTPLAIGEIFNTVWDYQLIIREQLIDYVRSAVTHTGGVTHLKKVLDHASQYQIKSGMHGPTDISPVGLAAQMHLGLAIHNFGIQEYMKHGERTNEVFRQSFTFSDGLLHPGERPGLGVDLDLAEAAKYEYQRAYLPFNRLADGTVHDW, from the coding sequence GTGCAGATCGTCAAGGCCGACGTCGTCGTCACCAGTCCCGACCGTAACTTCGTCACCCTTCGTCTGGAGACCGACGACGGGCTGGTGGGGCTGGGCGACGGCACGCTGAACGGCCGGGAGCTGGCCGTGGTCGCCTACCTGCGCGAACACGTGGTGCCGCTGCTGATCGGGCGTGACGCCTCGAGAATCGAGGACACCTGGCAGTTCCTGTACCGCAGCGCCTACTGGCGGCGCGGTCCGGTGACGATGGCGGCGATCGCGGCGGTCGACGTGGCCCTGTGGGACATCAAGGCCAGGGCCGCGAACATGCCGCTCTACCAGCTGCTGGGCGGAGCGTCCCGCACGGGGCTGCTGGCCTACGGGCACGCCTCGGGCCAGGAGCTGCCGGAGCTGTTCGACAGTATCCGCGAGCACCAGGAGCAGGGCTATCGGGCGATCCGGGTGCAGACGGGGGTGCCGGGGCTGAAATCGATCTACGGCATCGCCTCCAACGCCACCTACGACGGCGGGCGCTACGACCACGAGCCCGCGCAGCGGGGTGATCTGCCGGCCGAGGAGGACTGGGACACCCGCTCCTACCTGCGTCATGTGCCGACCGTGTTCGAGGCGGTGCGCCACGAGTTCGGGCCCGAGCTGCCGCTTCTGCACGACTCGCACCACCGGCTGACCCCGATCCAGGCGGCGCGGCTGGGCAAGTCGCTGGAGCCGTACGACCTGTTCTGGCTGGAGGACGTGACGCCCGCCGAGAACCAGGAGGCCCTGCGTCTGGTGCGGCAGCACACCACCACGCCGCTGGCGATCGGCGAGATCTTCAACACCGTGTGGGACTACCAGCTGATCATCCGTGAGCAGCTGATCGACTACGTGCGCAGCGCGGTCACGCACACCGGGGGCGTCACCCACCTGAAAAAGGTTCTGGACCACGCCAGTCAGTACCAGATCAAGTCGGGGATGCACGGCCCGACCGACATCTCACCGGTGGGACTGGCCGCCCAGATGCACCTGGGCCTGGCGATCCACAACTTCGGAATCCAGGAGTACATGAAGCACGGCGAACGCACGAATGAGGTCTTCCGGCAGTCGTTCACGTTCAGCGACGGGCTGCTGCACCCGGGGGAGCGGCCTGGCCTCGGGGTCGACCTGGATCTGGCCGAGGCCGCGAAATACGAGTACCAGCGCGCCTATCTACCGTTCAACCGGCTGGCGGACGGCACGGTGCACGACTGGTGA
- the ctaD gene encoding aa3-type cytochrome oxidase subunit I: MTLLSEPQLTRHPVTTRKGRDLQRWLTSTDHKVIGNLYLVTSFGFFLVAGLMAVLIRLELFEPGVQIVNDKNQYNQLFTMHGTVMLLLFATPLFAGFANAIMPLQIGAPDVAFPRLNMLSYWLFLFGGLIVVAGFLTRQGAASFGWFAYAPLSNAVFSPGLGGDLWVMGLALAGVGTILGAVNFITTIMCLRAPGMTMFRMPIFTWNTLVTSILVIMAFPPLAAALLSLEADRRFGAQVFEPENGGALLWQHLFWFFGHPEVYIIALPFFGIVTEILPVFSRKPIFGYKTLVFATISIAALSMSVWAHHMYATGQVALPFFAFMTMLIAVPTGVKFFNWIGTMWGGSITFETPMVWALGFLVTFLLGGLTGIILASPPLDFQLSDSYFVVAHFHYVVFGTVVFAMFGGFYFWWPKLTGRMLDEPLGKLHFWMTFIGFHTTFLIQHWLGVEGMPRRYADYLPEDGFQLYNQISTVGSLILALSIVPFALNLWRTSRKPYEQLPDDPWGYAASLEWATSCPPPRHNFVRLPRIRSERPAFDLHHPEIAAADRPLDETSGPTDHADLGDRGPGLNAGHPGEGTGNRGVED; encoded by the coding sequence ATGACGCTCCTGTCCGAACCCCAGCTGACGCGGCACCCGGTGACGACCCGCAAGGGCCGTGACCTGCAGCGCTGGCTCACCAGTACCGATCACAAGGTCATCGGGAACCTCTATCTGGTGACGTCTTTCGGGTTCTTCCTGGTGGCCGGGCTGATGGCGGTGCTGATCCGGCTGGAACTGTTCGAGCCCGGCGTCCAGATCGTCAACGACAAGAACCAGTACAACCAGCTCTTCACCATGCACGGCACGGTGATGCTGCTGCTCTTCGCCACGCCCCTGTTCGCCGGCTTCGCCAACGCGATCATGCCGCTGCAGATCGGTGCGCCCGACGTGGCCTTCCCGCGGCTGAACATGCTGTCGTACTGGCTGTTCCTGTTCGGCGGGCTGATCGTGGTGGCCGGTTTCCTGACCCGGCAGGGCGCGGCGTCGTTCGGCTGGTTCGCCTACGCCCCGCTGTCGAACGCCGTGTTCTCGCCCGGCCTCGGCGGTGACCTGTGGGTGATGGGCCTGGCCCTGGCCGGGGTCGGCACCATCCTCGGCGCGGTCAACTTCATCACCACGATCATGTGCCTGCGGGCTCCCGGGATGACCATGTTCCGGATGCCGATCTTCACCTGGAACACCCTGGTCACCTCGATCCTGGTGATCATGGCCTTCCCGCCGCTGGCCGCCGCGTTGCTGTCGCTGGAGGCCGACCGGCGCTTCGGCGCCCAGGTGTTCGAGCCGGAGAACGGGGGAGCTCTGCTGTGGCAGCACCTGTTCTGGTTCTTCGGGCATCCCGAGGTCTACATCATCGCGCTGCCGTTCTTCGGCATCGTCACCGAGATCCTGCCGGTCTTCAGCCGTAAGCCGATCTTCGGTTACAAGACGCTGGTCTTCGCCACGATCTCGATCGCCGCCCTGTCGATGTCGGTCTGGGCGCACCACATGTACGCGACCGGCCAGGTGGCCCTGCCGTTCTTCGCGTTCATGACCATGCTGATCGCGGTGCCGACCGGGGTGAAGTTCTTCAACTGGATCGGCACGATGTGGGGCGGCTCCATCACGTTCGAGACGCCGATGGTCTGGGCGCTGGGGTTCCTCGTCACCTTCCTGCTCGGCGGGCTGACGGGCATCATCCTGGCCTCGCCGCCGCTCGACTTCCAGCTCTCGGACAGCTATTTCGTGGTCGCGCACTTCCACTACGTGGTGTTCGGCACGGTGGTGTTCGCGATGTTCGGCGGGTTCTACTTCTGGTGGCCGAAACTCACCGGCCGGATGCTCGACGAACCGCTCGGCAAGCTGCACTTCTGGATGACCTTCATCGGTTTCCACACCACGTTCCTCATCCAGCACTGGCTCGGCGTCGAGGGCATGCCCCGCCGCTATGCCGACTACCTGCCCGAAGACGGATTCCAGCTCTACAACCAGATCTCGACCGTGGGCTCGCTGATCCTGGCGCTGTCGATCGTGCCGTTCGCGCTCAACCTCTGGCGCACCTCCCGCAAGCCCTACGAACAGCTGCCCGACGACCCGTGGGGCTACGCCGCGTCGCTGGAATGGGCGACGAGCTGCCCACCACCCCGCCACAACTTCGTCCGTCTGCCCCGCATCCGTTCCGAGCGACCGGCTTTCGACCTGCACCACCCGGAGATCGCCGCCGCCGACCGTCCCCTCGACGAGACCAGCGGGCCCACCGACCACGCCGACCTGGGCGACCGCGGCCCGGGCCTGAACGCCGGCCATCCGGGCGAGGGGACCGGCAACCGGGGTGTCGAAGACTGA
- a CDS encoding PfkB family carbohydrate kinase, which produces MTARTIAVLGDVLLDRDVHGVVSRIAPDAPVPVLDAQRVVERAGGAGLTALLGRGPQMRVRLAAPLAEDAEGRRLRALLAPHVDLLPLGHEGPTRTKTRLRADGQCLLRLDEGGPGTPTALDPATLGALAEFLETADVVLVSDYGAGVTRDPGIRRLLARLAPRTPVVWDPHPRGGDPVPGCLLVTPNLAEARARVGDESADPASELRERWRVRAVCVTAGARGAYLAQAATETLYVPAPVVEGGDPCGAGDCFVASVAVSVARGRVVSEAVVRATHDASRWVASGGASSFAPSEERAGDPAVPGDHDVHHHPRDQARTPALGWDAVERRVRDVRASGGRIIATGGCFDLLHVGHLSCLQTARRVGDTLIVLLNSDASVRRLKGPARPVVAQRERAEMLLALECVDGVIVFDEDDPSMTLARLRPDVWVKGGDYSGAPMPEAELVRGWGGRVLLLPYLSGRSTTGLLQQAAGSR; this is translated from the coding sequence ATGACGGCCCGCACGATCGCCGTCCTCGGTGACGTGCTGCTCGACCGTGACGTGCACGGCGTGGTGAGCCGGATCGCCCCCGACGCCCCGGTGCCCGTGCTCGATGCCCAGCGAGTGGTGGAACGTGCTGGTGGAGCCGGTCTTACGGCGCTGCTCGGCCGGGGCCCGCAGATGCGGGTCCGCCTCGCCGCCCCGCTCGCCGAGGATGCCGAGGGCCGGCGGCTGCGCGCGCTGCTGGCCCCGCACGTCGACCTGCTGCCGCTGGGCCACGAGGGCCCGACGCGGACCAAGACCCGTCTGCGGGCCGACGGCCAGTGCCTGCTGAGGCTGGACGAGGGTGGCCCCGGCACTCCCACCGCACTCGACCCCGCCACGCTCGGTGCACTGGCCGAGTTCCTCGAGACCGCCGACGTGGTGCTGGTCTCCGACTACGGCGCGGGCGTCACGCGCGATCCCGGGATCCGGCGCCTGCTCGCGCGTCTCGCCCCGCGCACGCCCGTCGTCTGGGACCCGCACCCCCGCGGTGGCGACCCGGTTCCCGGCTGTCTCCTGGTGACGCCCAACCTGGCCGAGGCCCGCGCGCGGGTCGGTGACGAGAGCGCTGATCCGGCCTCTGAGCTGCGGGAACGCTGGCGGGTCAGAGCTGTCTGCGTCACCGCCGGGGCCCGGGGGGCGTACCTGGCCCAGGCCGCCACCGAGACGCTGTACGTGCCCGCCCCGGTGGTCGAGGGCGGCGATCCGTGCGGTGCCGGTGACTGTTTCGTGGCGTCGGTCGCGGTGTCGGTGGCCCGGGGACGCGTGGTGTCCGAGGCCGTCGTCCGCGCCACGCATGACGCGTCACGCTGGGTCGCGTCCGGCGGCGCCTCCTCGTTCGCGCCGAGTGAGGAGAGAGCCGGCGACCCGGCCGTCCCGGGCGACCACGACGTCCACCATCACCCTCGTGACCAGGCGCGGACCCCGGCCCTGGGCTGGGACGCCGTCGAGCGACGGGTTCGCGACGTGCGGGCTTCCGGTGGCCGAATCATCGCCACCGGTGGCTGTTTCGACCTGCTCCACGTCGGCCACCTCTCCTGTCTGCAGACCGCCCGCCGCGTCGGGGACACCCTGATCGTGCTGCTCAACAGTGACGCGTCGGTGCGGCGGCTGAAGGGCCCGGCCCGGCCGGTGGTGGCGCAGCGGGAACGGGCCGAGATGCTGCTCGCTCTCGAATGCGTCGACGGGGTCATTGTTTTCGACGAGGATGACCCATCGATGACGCTCGCCCGATTGCGCCCGGACGTGTGGGTCAAGGGGGGCGACTACAGCGGTGCGCCCATGCCGGAGGCCGAACTGGTGCGGGGCTGGGGCGGGCGGGTGCTGTTGCTGCCCTACCTGAGCGGCCGTTCGACCACCGGGCTGCTGCAGCAGGCGGCCGGGAGCCGTTGA
- a CDS encoding D-sedoheptulose-7-phosphate isomerase: protein MTTPVEISPVPGARSGPDALCVVSWVEEHLDDLAGGLGSLRRDAAVLQAWGRRLAETFRAGGRVLAAGNGGSAAEAQHLTAELVGRFLAERRPLSALCLSAETSSLTALVNDYGADEMFARQVQAHGRTGDVLVLLSTSGRSPNVLAAAARAKECGITVWALTGPPGSPLAEIADEAFCVDATSTAAVQEVHLMAVHAICAAVDAELLRDGPPVGPRPGTGVRPAPRPGLLEGSVVVPR, encoded by the coding sequence ATGACGACGCCCGTCGAGATTTCCCCGGTTCCCGGGGCCCGGAGCGGTCCGGACGCGCTGTGCGTGGTCAGCTGGGTCGAGGAGCACCTCGACGACCTGGCCGGGGGCCTGGGCTCGTTGCGGAGGGACGCGGCGGTGCTCCAGGCCTGGGGGCGGCGGCTGGCGGAGACCTTCCGGGCCGGGGGACGCGTGCTGGCCGCCGGTAACGGGGGCAGCGCGGCCGAGGCGCAGCACCTGACGGCGGAGCTGGTGGGCCGGTTCCTGGCGGAACGCCGCCCGCTGTCGGCACTCTGCCTCAGCGCCGAGACCTCGAGTCTCACCGCGCTGGTCAACGACTACGGGGCCGACGAGATGTTCGCCCGCCAGGTGCAGGCTCACGGGCGCACCGGCGATGTACTCGTACTGCTCTCGACCAGCGGGCGGAGTCCGAACGTCCTCGCGGCGGCGGCGCGGGCCAAGGAGTGCGGCATCACGGTCTGGGCGCTGACCGGGCCGCCGGGCAGCCCGCTCGCCGAGATCGCCGACGAGGCGTTCTGCGTGGACGCGACCAGCACCGCGGCCGTGCAGGAGGTGCACCTGATGGCCGTGCACGCGATCTGTGCGGCGGTGGACGCCGAGCTGCTGCGCGACGGTCCGCCCGTGGGGCCGCGGCCTGGGACGGGGGTGAGGCCGGCACCACGCCCGGGTCTTCTCGAGGGGAGTGTGGTGGTGCCCCGATGA
- a CDS encoding zinc-dependent alcohol dehydrogenase, producing the protein MRAVTWQGTKDIRVEDVPDPTIQDPTDVIVRITSTGLCGSDLHLYDPLGPFLDAGDILGHEPMGVVQEVGPQVTNLKPGDRVVVPFNVSCNTCFMCSQGLQSQCETTQVHEQGKGAALFGYTKLYGQVPGGQAEYLRVPFGDTLPIKVPDGPPDTRFLFLSDVLPTAWQGVKYADVPPGGSLVVLGLGPIGDMATRVAQHLGAGQVIGVDLVPERLERAASHGVHTIDLNQHGDNLVELLRDLTDGRGPDSVIDAVGMEAHGSPAAGLAQKATGLLPDPLARKLMQTTGVDRLEALHTAIDLVRRGGTISLSGVYGGMASPMPLMTMFDKQIQLRMGQANVWRWVPEILPLLVDGDPFGVESFATHTLPLSEAPNAYEQFQKKQDGMVKVVFQP; encoded by the coding sequence ATGCGCGCCGTCACCTGGCAGGGCACGAAGGACATCCGGGTCGAGGACGTCCCCGACCCCACGATCCAGGACCCGACCGACGTGATCGTGAGGATCACCTCGACCGGCCTGTGCGGTTCCGACCTCCACCTCTACGACCCGCTCGGCCCGTTCCTGGACGCCGGCGACATCCTGGGTCACGAGCCGATGGGCGTCGTTCAGGAGGTCGGGCCGCAGGTCACGAACCTGAAGCCGGGCGACCGCGTGGTCGTCCCCTTCAACGTCTCGTGCAACACGTGTTTCATGTGCTCGCAGGGGCTCCAGTCGCAGTGCGAGACCACCCAGGTCCACGAACAGGGCAAGGGCGCCGCGCTGTTCGGCTACACCAAGCTGTACGGCCAGGTCCCGGGCGGCCAGGCCGAGTACCTGCGCGTGCCCTTCGGCGACACCCTGCCGATCAAGGTGCCGGACGGCCCGCCCGACACCCGCTTCCTGTTCCTCTCCGACGTGCTGCCCACGGCCTGGCAGGGCGTGAAGTACGCGGACGTGCCACCCGGCGGCTCCCTGGTGGTGCTGGGTCTCGGCCCGATCGGTGACATGGCCACCCGGGTCGCCCAGCATCTCGGGGCCGGTCAGGTCATCGGGGTCGACCTGGTGCCCGAGCGTCTCGAGCGTGCGGCCTCGCACGGCGTGCACACCATCGACCTGAACCAGCACGGCGACAACCTCGTCGAGCTGCTCCGCGACCTGACCGACGGACGCGGCCCGGACTCGGTGATCGACGCCGTCGGCATGGAGGCGCACGGTTCCCCCGCGGCCGGTCTCGCCCAGAAGGCCACCGGCCTGCTGCCCGACCCGCTGGCCCGGAAACTCATGCAGACCACCGGTGTCGACCGGCTCGAGGCTCTGCACACGGCCATCGACCTGGTGCGGCGCGGTGGCACGATCTCGCTGAGCGGGGTCTACGGCGGCATGGCCTCGCCGATGCCGCTGATGACCATGTTCGACAAGCAGATCCAGCTCCGCATGGGCCAGGCCAACGTGTGGCGCTGGGTGCCCGAGATCCTGCCGCTCCTCGTCGACGGCGACCCGTTCGGCGTCGAGAGCTTCGCCACGCACACGCTGCCGCTGTCCGAGGCCCCGAACGCGTACGAGCAGTTCCAGAAGAAGCAGGACGGCATGGTCAAGGTCGTCTTCCAGCCCTGA
- a CDS encoding catalase, translating into MSEYLTTSQGVRLPDTDHSLKAGRRGPTLMEDFHLREKITHFDHERIPERVVHARGAAAHGVFVSYGTDLTRARFLAEEGHETEVFVRFSTVLGSRGSADTVRDTRGFAVKFYTDEGNMDLVGNNIPVFFIQDGIKFPDIIHAGKPHQDREIPQAQSAHDTFWDFVSLHTEATHHVFWNMSDRGIPRSYRTMEGFGVHTFRLRDAEGNTHLVKFHWKPVSGVHSLVWEEAQIAAGVDPDFHRRDLADSIDAGAFPEWELGVQVLPDDGTETFAGIDLLDPTKLVPEELAPVVKLGRLTLNRNPTNYFAETEQVAFHTGNLVPGIEVTNDPLMQARLFSYLDTQLTRLGGPNFTQLPINRPHCPVNDMFREGMHQSEIHEGVTPYKPNGLDDDRPLVDEDDGYTQTPRLVEGEVGRGNPVSFDDHFTQAALFYRSLTPVEQAHVAEAFTFELGKCLEQTIKERELAVLAHVDPALASIVAEGLGLAVPGGIPAVGDVEPSPALSQVVTVPGPIAGRKIGVIADDDSDLAGIRTLRKALLKQGAELLVIGPRGGFIGKGRSKEMTQRSALTARSIEFDAVLVAGGTGHRPDLKTVILLQEAYRHCKGVGAWGDGAEVLTGAGIPADGPGVLHGESADKAFSTELIATLGLHRVWQRADDVMADAVAPA; encoded by the coding sequence ATGAGTGAATATCTCACCACGTCCCAGGGTGTCCGGCTGCCCGACACCGACCACTCGCTGAAGGCCGGCCGCCGCGGGCCCACCCTGATGGAAGACTTCCATCTGCGCGAGAAGATCACCCACTTCGACCACGAGCGCATCCCCGAACGCGTGGTGCACGCCCGTGGCGCCGCCGCGCACGGCGTGTTCGTCTCGTACGGCACCGATCTCACCCGGGCCCGGTTCCTGGCCGAGGAGGGGCACGAGACCGAGGTCTTCGTGCGGTTCTCCACCGTGCTGGGCTCCCGCGGCTCGGCCGACACCGTGCGCGACACCCGCGGTTTCGCGGTGAAGTTCTACACCGACGAGGGCAACATGGACCTGGTCGGCAACAACATCCCGGTGTTCTTCATCCAGGACGGGATCAAGTTCCCGGACATCATCCACGCCGGGAAACCGCACCAGGACCGCGAGATCCCGCAGGCCCAGTCGGCGCACGACACGTTCTGGGACTTCGTCTCCCTGCACACCGAGGCCACGCACCACGTCTTCTGGAACATGAGCGACCGCGGCATCCCCCGCTCGTACCGCACGATGGAGGGCTTCGGCGTCCACACCTTCCGGCTGCGCGACGCCGAGGGGAACACCCACCTGGTCAAGTTCCACTGGAAGCCCGTGTCGGGCGTCCATTCGCTGGTGTGGGAGGAGGCGCAGATCGCCGCGGGCGTCGACCCCGACTTCCACCGCCGCGACCTGGCCGACTCGATCGACGCCGGCGCGTTCCCGGAGTGGGAGCTCGGCGTGCAGGTGCTCCCCGACGACGGCACCGAGACCTTCGCCGGGATCGACCTTCTCGACCCGACGAAGCTCGTGCCCGAAGAGCTCGCACCCGTGGTCAAGCTGGGCCGGCTCACCCTGAACCGCAACCCCACCAACTATTTCGCCGAGACCGAGCAGGTCGCCTTCCACACCGGCAACCTGGTGCCGGGCATCGAGGTGACCAACGACCCGCTGATGCAGGCCCGGCTGTTCTCCTACCTGGACACGCAGCTGACGCGCCTGGGCGGGCCCAACTTCACCCAGCTGCCGATCAACCGGCCGCACTGCCCGGTGAACGACATGTTCCGGGAAGGCATGCACCAGAGCGAGATCCACGAGGGCGTCACGCCGTACAAGCCGAACGGGCTGGACGACGACCGGCCCCTGGTCGACGAGGACGACGGTTACACCCAGACTCCCCGGCTCGTGGAGGGTGAGGTCGGCCGCGGCAATCCGGTCAGCTTCGACGACCACTTCACCCAGGCCGCGCTCTTCTACCGCAGCCTGACCCCGGTCGAGCAGGCCCACGTCGCCGAGGCCTTCACCTTCGAGCTGGGCAAGTGCCTCGAGCAGACGATCAAGGAACGCGAGCTCGCGGTGCTGGCCCACGTCGACCCCGCGCTGGCCTCGATCGTGGCCGAGGGCCTGGGACTGGCCGTGCCCGGGGGCATTCCGGCCGTGGGCGACGTCGAGCCCTCCCCCGCGCTCTCGCAGGTCGTCACCGTGCCGGGCCCGATCGCCGGCCGCAAGATCGGGGTGATCGCCGACGACGACTCCGACCTGGCCGGGATCCGGACCCTGCGCAAGGCCCTGCTCAAGCAGGGTGCCGAGCTGCTGGTCATCGGCCCCCGAGGTGGTTTCATCGGCAAGGGCCGCAGCAAGGAGATGACGCAGCGGTCGGCGCTCACGGCCCGGTCGATCGAGTTCGACGCCGTGCTGGTGGCGGGCGGCACCGGCCACCGACCCGACCTCAAGACCGTGATCCTGCTGCAGGAGGCGTACAGGCACTGCAAGGGCGTCGGCGCCTGGGGTGACGGCGCCGAGGTGCTCACCGGGGCGGGCATTCCCGCCGACGGCCCGGGTGTGCTGCACGGCGAGAGCGCCGACAAGGCTTTCTCCACCGAGCTGATCGCCACGCTGGGCCTGCACCGGGTCTGGCAGCGCGCCGACGACGTGATGGCCGACGCGGTCGCACCCGCCTGA
- a CDS encoding SDR family oxidoreductase has product MSDQYTFTNPVDQYTMPKPDEQYQDGPGLDAELSPRADHGEKTYRGTGRLTGRKALVTGADSGIGRAVAIAFAREGADVVLSYLPEEAEDAEAVAKLVTEAGRTAVLAPGDVSDERYARGLVQKAVTELGGLDLVVNVAGRQQTAEKLEDITTESFDTTVRTNLHAMFWICQEALPHLPAGSAIINTSSVQAYSPSPTLVDYAMTKAAINTFSKALAQQLAPRGIRVNVVAPGPIWTPLQVAGGQPTEALPEFGQQTPLGRPGQPAELAPAYVYLASAESGYTVGETLTVTGGMPTP; this is encoded by the coding sequence GTGAGCGACCAGTACACCTTCACCAATCCGGTCGACCAGTACACGATGCCGAAGCCCGACGAGCAGTACCAGGACGGGCCGGGCCTCGACGCGGAGCTGAGCCCGCGGGCCGACCACGGCGAGAAGACCTACCGCGGCACCGGCCGGCTGACGGGGCGCAAGGCGCTGGTCACCGGGGCGGACTCGGGCATCGGGCGGGCCGTGGCCATCGCCTTCGCCCGGGAGGGCGCCGATGTGGTGCTGTCGTACCTGCCCGAGGAGGCCGAGGACGCCGAGGCGGTGGCGAAGCTGGTCACCGAGGCCGGGCGCACGGCCGTGCTGGCCCCGGGGGACGTGTCCGACGAGCGGTACGCCCGGGGGCTCGTGCAGAAGGCCGTGACCGAGCTGGGCGGACTCGATCTGGTGGTGAACGTGGCCGGGCGGCAGCAGACCGCCGAGAAGCTCGAGGACATCACCACCGAGAGCTTCGACACCACGGTGCGCACCAACCTGCACGCCATGTTCTGGATCTGCCAGGAGGCCCTGCCGCACCTGCCGGCCGGCTCGGCCATCATCAACACCAGCTCGGTGCAGGCCTACAGCCCGTCACCCACGCTGGTCGACTACGCGATGACCAAGGCCGCCATCAACACCTTCAGCAAAGCCCTGGCCCAGCAGCTGGCCCCACGCGGCATCCGGGTGAATGTGGTTGCCCCGGGTCCGATCTGGACGCCGCTCCAGGTGGCGGGTGGGCAGCCGACCGAGGCGCTGCCGGAGTTCGGGCAGCAGACGCCGCTGGGCCGCCCCGGTCAGCCGGCCGAGCTCGCACCGGCCTACGTGTACCTGGCGTCCGCCGAGTCCGGTTACACGGTGGGCGAGACGCTCACGGTCACCGGGGGCATGCCCACCCCGTGA
- a CDS encoding SRPBCC family protein, producing the protein MIEVKRHVEASPQDVFAVLADGWLYSGWVVGASRIRAVDDHWPKPGAKIHHSVGVWPALLNDDSEVVDVVDGHRLVLTARGWPLGEATVYLELEDDGDGGCLVRMQEDASHGPGKLVPQPLRQLAIAPRNTESLRRLALLAEGGAQRR; encoded by the coding sequence ATGATCGAGGTCAAGCGGCACGTGGAAGCATCCCCGCAGGACGTCTTCGCCGTCCTCGCGGACGGCTGGCTCTACTCCGGCTGGGTGGTCGGCGCGTCCCGCATCCGGGCGGTGGACGACCACTGGCCGAAACCCGGCGCCAAGATCCACCATTCGGTCGGGGTCTGGCCCGCGCTGCTGAACGACGACAGCGAGGTGGTGGACGTGGTGGACGGCCACCGCCTGGTGCTCACGGCCCGCGGGTGGCCCCTGGGTGAGGCCACCGTGTACCTCGAGCTGGAGGACGACGGGGACGGCGGCTGCCTCGTGCGCATGCAGGAAGACGCCTCGCACGGCCCGGGCAAGCTGGTGCCGCAGCCGCTGCGGCAACTGGCGATCGCGCCCCGCAACACCGAAAGCCTGCGCCGGCTGGCCCTTCTGGCCGAGGGCGGCGCTCAGCGCCGCTGA
- a CDS encoding phage holin family protein, translating into MSVTNERPVATSAREKSAPELVQDITRLVPQLARQEIELAKAELTEKARHAGIGVGAFGAAGLVALFGVGTLVAAAVIGLAEAVPAWASALIVGAVLLALAGIMALVGKKQVGQATPPVPTEAVESTKHDVEAVKESAHR; encoded by the coding sequence ATGAGCGTGACCAACGAAAGGCCCGTCGCCACCTCGGCCCGGGAGAAGTCCGCCCCCGAGCTGGTGCAGGACATCACCCGCCTGGTACCGCAGCTGGCCCGCCAGGAGATCGAGCTGGCCAAGGCCGAGCTGACCGAGAAGGCCCGGCACGCGGGCATCGGGGTGGGCGCGTTCGGCGCCGCCGGCCTGGTCGCCCTGTTCGGGGTGGGCACGCTGGTCGCCGCCGCCGTGATCGGGCTGGCCGAGGCCGTGCCGGCCTGGGCGTCCGCGCTGATCGTGGGCGCCGTGCTGCTGGCCCTGGCCGGGATCATGGCGCTGGTCGGCAAGAAGCAGGTCGGCCAGGCGACACCACCGGTGCCGACCGAGGCCGTGGAGAGCACCAAGCACGACGTCGAGGCCGTGAAGGAGAGTGCCCACCGATGA
- a CDS encoding DUF3618 domain-containing protein, whose amino-acid sequence MSDSNGAPKNPDQIRDEIDHTRDELADTVEALAARTDVKARATEKAHQVQESARTKAHDVQDAARTKAHELREQARGVQQNVRTQAAAVGTTVTEKAGQTGEQARHRAEQAVTAAAEKTSQVRTVASEKTSQARTVASEKTSQARTVAAEKTEHARTVAAEKTEHARTVAAEKAHTAQETVQQQRQQRPWLFPALGGALAFVTGLFVWLRRRRTP is encoded by the coding sequence ATGAGCGACAGCAACGGGGCCCCGAAGAATCCGGACCAGATCCGCGACGAGATCGACCACACCCGCGACGAACTCGCGGACACCGTCGAGGCTCTGGCCGCCCGCACCGACGTCAAGGCCCGCGCCACCGAGAAGGCGCACCAGGTGCAGGAGTCCGCACGCACCAAGGCCCACGACGTGCAGGACGCGGCCCGCACCAAGGCGCACGAGTTGCGTGAGCAGGCCCGCGGGGTGCAGCAGAACGTGAGGACGCAGGCCGCGGCCGTCGGCACGACCGTCACCGAGAAGGCGGGCCAGACGGGTGAACAGGCCCGTCACCGGGCCGAGCAGGCCGTGACCGCCGCGGCCGAGAAGACGTCACAGGTGCGCACGGTCGCGTCCGAGAAGACCTCCCAGGCGCGCACGGTCGCGTCCGAGAAGACCTCGCAGGCACGCACGGTGGCCGCGGAGAAGACCGAGCACGCCCGCACGGTCGCCGCGGAGAAGACCGAGCACGCCCGCACCGTCGCCGCCGAGAAGGCCCACACGGCTCAGGAGACGGTTCAGCAGCAGCGGCAGCAACGTCCGTGGCTGTTCCCGGCCCTGGGCGGTGCCCTGGCGTTCGTCACCGGCCTGTTCGTCTGGCTGCGTCGGCGCCGCACCCCCTGA